The sequence CATCACCAGAGAGTACATCAAAATTCGCATCTACTCCTGCAATGATTTCAGATACCTGGTCAAGGGATCCGCTGGCTTCTTTGACGGCTACGATGTTGTTGATTTTGGAAAGTTTAATAACTGTTTCTGGTAACATATTTACAGCTGTTCTACCTGGTACATTATAAAGTACTAATGGTATATCTACAGCTTCCGCAACAGCTTTGTAGTGTTCGTAAAGACCTTTTTGTGTCGGCTTGTTATAGTAAGGGGTTACCACAAGGGCAGCTTCACAACCCACTTTTTTGGCAAACTCTGTTAGATATATTGTTTCATGGGTACTGTTTGAGCCTGTACCAGCTATCACGGGAACCCTCTTCTTAGCTTGATCTACGACTATTTCGATTACTTTCATATGTTCTTCGTAGGATAGTGTTGCCGCTTCACCAGTTGTTCCACATGGGACTAAACCTGAGATACCGTTTTCGATCTGGAACTCAACAAGGTTCCTCAATTTCTCTTCATCTACCATTCCATCCTTCATTGGTGTTACTAAAGCTGTAATAGCTCCTTTAAACATAGGTCCTCCAAAAGATTTTATTGTTTAGTATTTATAGGATTCCTCATGAATAACCCCTTTGTAGATTACCCTTGCTTCACCCTCAAGGAAAAGGGTTTCGTTTTCTAAATGTATGGTTAGTTGCATGCCACCACTTGTTATTAGATTAACGGGTGATGGAGTAA comes from Calditerrivibrio sp. and encodes:
- the dapA gene encoding 4-hydroxy-tetrahydrodipicolinate synthase, producing the protein MFKGAITALVTPMKDGMVDEEKLRNLVEFQIENGISGLVPCGTTGEAATLSYEEHMKVIEIVVDQAKKRVPVIAGTGSNSTHETIYLTEFAKKVGCEAALVVTPYYNKPTQKGLYEHYKAVAEAVDIPLVLYNVPGRTAVNMLPETVIKLSKINNIVAVKEASGSLDQVSEIIAGVDANFDVLSGDDSMTIPMMALGGKGVISVASNIAPKEVSTMVECWLNGKIEEAKRLHLKLFPLFKGIFLETNPIPVKKALYLMGIIENDIRLPLVEMTPEGTEKLRKILIDLNIKLVR